The Actinosynnema mirum DSM 43827 genomic interval GGGACGGGGCTGAGCGGGCGCTCGCACCGGTCCTTGTCAGCCTCGAAAACCCTGCGCTACGGTCGGCCGGGAACGCTCCCGGCGCAGCTCCCGGACCGCGCCCGGTGGCGCCACGAGTCCTGCTCGCGAGGAGGCGAAGCGTGGATCGACGTGCCGATCAGGTTTCCGGGTCCCCCACGGCAGCACCCAGACCGCTCGCGCTGGTGGTGGCCGCGCTCACCGCGCTGGCCTGCCTGGCCGCGCCAGCGCCCGAGGCCCGCGCCGCGACCAACCAGTTCCGGGGCGTGAACTGGGCCGTGCTGGGCGACAACTTCAGCACCACCGCGCTCGTCCCCCAGGGGCTCAGCCGGTCCGACAGCAACGCGACCGTGCGCGCCAAGGCCAACGCCCTCTACGACGACCTGGCCGCCACCCTCGGCGTCAACACCGTGCGCCTGCCCGTGAACACGCACACCGTGGCCGACACGACCTGGTGGAACGCCTACCGGGGCGCCATCGACGCCGCCACCGCGCGCGGGTTCAAGGTGATCCTCGCCTACTGGGAGGACGGCGCGGCCTCCGGCGGCCGGATCACGAACACCTCGGCGTGGAACAGCATGTGGGCCACCGTGGTCGGCGCGTACGCGTCCCACGGCGGCGTGTACTTCGAGCCGATGAACGAGCCGCACGGCTACACCTCCGCGCAGTGGCGCGACGTCGCGGCGGGCTGGCTCGCCACCCACGCCTCGGCCCCGCCCGGCCGGGTGCTGATCGGCGGCACCGGGTACAGCCAGGACCTGCGGGACGTGTGCGGCGACAGCAGGTTCGCCTCGACGCTGCTGTCCTTCCACCACTACGCGTTCTTCTACGAGGCGATGACCTACGACGCCTTCCGCGGCCACATCCAGACCCGTCTGGGCAGCTGCGCCTCGCGCGCGGTCGCCACGGAGTTCGGCGCGCCGATGTCCACCGGGCTCGACTACGGCAACGCGGGCAGCACCGACAACTTCGTGCGCCACATCCGCGCCATGGCGCAGGTGATGCGCGACAACGGGATGGGCGGCACGTACTGGCCCGCGCTGGGCGGCAAGCCGACCGGGAACCTCGGCTACGAC includes:
- a CDS encoding RICIN domain-containing protein, with translation MDRRADQVSGSPTAAPRPLALVVAALTALACLAAPAPEARAATNQFRGVNWAVLGDNFSTTALVPQGLSRSDSNATVRAKANALYDDLAATLGVNTVRLPVNTHTVADTTWWNAYRGAIDAATARGFKVILAYWEDGAASGGRITNTSAWNSMWATVVGAYASHGGVYFEPMNEPHGYTSAQWRDVAAGWLATHASAPPGRVLIGGTGYSQDLRDVCGDSRFASTLLSFHHYAFFYEAMTYDAFRGHIQTRLGSCASRAVATEFGAPMSTGLDYGNAGSTDNFVRHIRAMAQVMRDNGMGGTYWPALGGKPTGNLGYDSYSLYALSGGGTDLNLTVRNASGADRLRYAWGDGSTPPTTNYRVDVRHSGKSMDVQQPNGDNGARVGQYAYGGNPWQQWQFQDAGGGHWRIVSRNSGRCLDVVSASTADGAELVQYTCGSGTNQEFQLVASGSHFQLKARHSGKCVDVPSSSTADGVVLKQYPCNGGANQQWTRTAVTG